A stretch of the Drosophila sulfurigaster albostrigata strain 15112-1811.04 chromosome 2L, ASM2355843v2, whole genome shotgun sequence genome encodes the following:
- the LOC133847098 gene encoding aminomethyltransferase, mitochondrial has protein sequence MSAFVLSAGSGFSLATMLKLSSRLQAHKVLSLSLRHASSTAGEGERTALYDFHVRKGGKIVNFGGYALPVQYSDQSIIASHLYTRSVGSIFDVSHMLQTFVRGKDAAACLETICTADIRDMPAGSGSLTVFTNEQGGILDDLIVNKVNEQQLYVVSNAAMKQQDMQIMSNAVSSYKSQGKDVSIEFLNPSDQSLIAVQGPKVAQELSKLLKQPKDFEQLYFMRSALFELAGINNVRITRCGYTGEDGVEISVPSSQVESLTEALLAGGQLKLAGLGARDSLRLEAGLCLYGSDIDAETTPVEAALAWLVAKRRRSTADFPGAQRILEQLKQGVQRRRVGVQMLGAKPPPARAGVGIFSGGQQVGQLTSGCPSPSTGRNIAMGYVEEQLKKPGTQVQLKVREKFYEAEITRMPFVKANYFNKPK, from the exons ATGTCAGCGTTTGTCTTATCAGCTGGCAGCGGATTCAGTCTCGCAACGATGTTGAAGCTAAGCAGCCGCCTGCAAGCGCACAAAGTGCTCTCTTTATCCCTACGCCACGCCTCCTCCACAGCGGGCGAAGGCGAACGAACAGCGCTCTATGATTTCCATGTGCGTAAAGGCGGCAAGATTGTCAACTTTGGTGGCTATGCTTTGCCTGTGCAGTACTCAGATCAGAGCATCATTGCCTCTCATCTATATACACGAAGTGTTGGTTCAATCTTCGATGTGTCGCACATGCTGCAGACGTTTGTGCGGGGCAAGGATGCGGCGGCGTGTCTCGAAACCATTTGCACGGCGGACATACGTGATATGCCCGCGGGAAGTGGAAGTTTGACAGTGTTCACCAACGAGCAGGGCGGCATTCTGGATGATCTGATAGTAAACAAGGTGaatgagcagcagctgtaTGTGGTCTCCAATGCAGCAATGAAGCAACAGGATATGCAAATCATGAGCAATGCGGTG TCGTCCTACAAATCCCAGGGCAAAGATGTATCCATTGAGTTTCTCAACCCCTCGGATCAATCGCTTATCGCCGTGCAAGGACCAAAGGTGGCACAAGAGCTGAGTAAGCTTCTAAAGCAACCTAAGGATTTCGAGCAACTTTACTTTATGCGCTCAGCGCTCTTTGAGTTGGCTGGCATTAACAATGTGCGCATTACACGTTGCGGCTACACAGGCGAGGATGGCGTTGAGATCTCTGTGCCCTCCTCTCAGGTGGAGTCACTGACTGAAGCGCTGCTCGCTGGCGGTCAACTGAAGCTGGCTGGTCTCGGTGCCCGTGACTCGTTGCGTCTGGAGGCAGGTCTTTGTCTCTATGGCAGCGACATTGATGCAGAGACTACCCCCGTGGAGGCGGCACTCGCTTGGCTGGTTGCCAAGCGGCGTCGCAGCACTGCTGACTTTCCAGGAGCTCAGCGCATACTGGAGCAACTGAAGCAGGGCGTCCAGCGGCGACGTGTCGGCGTGCAAATGCTCGGTGCGAAGCCACCACCAGCTCGTGCCGGTGTTGGCATCTTTAGTGGAGGTCAGCAGGTGGGTCAGTTGACTAGTGGTTGCCCCAGTCCCAGCACGGGACGGAACATTGCCATGGGCTATGTGGAGGAGCAACTGAAGAAGCCAGGCACTCAGGTGCAGCTTAAAGTACGTGAGAAATTCTACGAGGCGGAGATCACGCGAATGCCCTTCGTTAAGGCCAACTACTTTAATAAGCCAAAGTAA
- the LOC133847104 gene encoding lipase 1, protein MREFVRLMRCSTFGAAAIVIVISLTCAPAEERNKWTTLDWLRQLNYTHELHNVTTDDGYQLQLQRLPQVGARPVLLVHGLLSSSVGWLCLGPDRSLAFQLHQRKYDVWLANLRGMSPYGRHHLELTDVMSEFWRYSFHEHGAYDLPAIIDHIVALQAREKHDDVANEEEQKAKQSLAAHRVLLIGHSQAFNAFLVLCALHPRFNQHIQLIQALAPLARLHRQVRFDHTHVRDIMKFVKKRQKANKYELFPPGELKRMCRKKKELCEYYTKNLVGSAQSNKKLLDIFNYDHLLQGGSAKELRHLQQIWKSGDFIAYDYGPIENMQVYHGVEALSYNLSQISVPIILYFGETDAIATPQGVHDIYAHMLSTVRSVRRIAATKFNHFDFLLSSEVKTLVNDKLIELMEKFLEGNLPYVIE, encoded by the exons ATGCGTGAATTTGTGAGGTTGATGCGCTGCAGCACTTTCGGAGCTGCTGCCATTGTCATTGTGATTAGCTTGACCTGTGCACCAGCCGAGGAGCGTAACAAGTGGACAACG CTCGACTGGCTGCGACAATTGAACTACACTCACGAGTTGCACAATGTGACCACCGACGATGGCTaccagctgcagttgcagcgtCTGCCTCAAGTTGGGGCACGCCCCGTGCTTCTGGTGCATGGACTGCTGAGCTCCTCGGTGGGTTGGCTTTGCCTGGGGCCTGACAGAAGTTTGG CGTTTCAGCTGCATCAGCGCAAGTACGATGTGTGGCTGGCGAATCTGCGTGGCATGTCGCCCTATGGCAGGCATCACCTCGAGCTGACCGATGTCATGTCTGAGTTCTGGCGCTATAGTTTCCACGAGCATGGCGCATACGATTTGCCCGCCATAATTGACCACATTGTGGCGCTGCAAGCGCGTGAGAAGCACGACGATGTGGCGAACGAGGAGGAgcagaaagcaaagcaatcgCTGGCAGCGCATCGAGTTTTGCTAATTGGACACTCGCAG GCATTCAATGCTTTCCTAGTGCTGTGTGCTTTGCATCCGCGATTCAATCAGCACATCCAGCTCATTCAGGCTTTGGCACCTCTGGCTCGACTGCATCGACAGGTGCGATTCGATCACACGCATGTGCGCGACATCATGAAGTTTGTCAAG AAACGCCAAAAGGCTAATAAATATGAGCTGTTTCCGCCAGGAGAACTGAAGAGAATGTGTCGCAAAAAGAAGGAACTCTGCGAGTATTACACGAAAAATCTGGTGGGAAGTGCACAAAGTAACAAGAAG CTACTGGACATCTTTAACTATGATCATTTGCTGCAGGGCGGCTCAGCGAAAGAGTTGCGGCACTTGCAACAGATCTGGAAATCGGGTGACTTTATAGCCTACGATTATGGACCAATTGAGAATATGCAAGTTTATCACGGCGTTGAGGCGCTGTCCTATAATCTAAGTCAGATCAGTGTGCCCATCATACTGTATTTTGGGGAGACCGATGCGATTGCCACGCCCCAAGGGGTGCACGATATCTACGCCCATATGTTGAGCACAGTGCGAAGCGTGCGACGTATTGCGGCAACCAAATTTAATCACTTTGATTTTCTGCTCTCGTCAGAGGTTAAAACATTGGTTAATGACAAACTGATTGAGCTAATGGAAAAATTTCTCGAAGGTAATTTGCCCTATGTAATTGAATGA